From the genome of Pseudomonas mohnii:
TGCGGCACGCGGATGATGAACGGCATTGGCGGCTCGGGCGATTTCGCGCGCAACGCGCATCTTGCCATCTTCGTGACCAAGTCGATTGCCAAGGGCGGAGCCATTTCCAGCGTGGTGCCGATGGTCAGCCACGTTGACCACACCGAGCATGACGTCGACATTCTCGTCACCGAAGTCGGCCTGGCGGACTTGCGCGGCCTGGCGCCTCGGGAGCGAGCTCGCGTGATCATCGATAACTGTGTGCATCCGGACTATCGCGAAGCGCTCAATAACTACTTCTCGGCCGCTTGCGCCCTTGGCGGCCATACGCCACACATCCTGCGTGATGCCCTGAGCTGGCACATCAACCTGGAAGAAACCGGGAAAATGCTCCTGGCGTAACGGGTACAGATAGCCGCTGACGCAAACACAGTTTCGTCAGCGGGCTACCTTCAAGCACTATCCCTTCAAAAACTGTACTGCTGTACCGGTCATTTCCTACCGAATCGGCCTACACCCCCGCTCAAAATCCGCAAAATCGCGCCATAATGGTGCAGACAAGTACAGTTGCCTCAATTTCGACCAGTACACCCCCCTTAAACAGTTAACTGAGCCCTCACAATACAGGTGAACTGTATCTACAGAGACTAGGCAAACGAGAGGATCATGGGCACCAGTTAAACCACTACCTAATGCCGCCACAAGCGGAAGGATGACCACCATGGAACGTACAATCAGTTCCGATATGTTTCTCGAAAACACTGCTGCAAAAACCCAGGCTTCCATGCCTCTGCGCGTTATCGCCAACCTGATGCTGTGGCAGCGCCGCATCTCCAGCCGCCATCAACTGGCTCGTCTGGATTCGCGTCTGCTGGCCGATGCCGGGATCAGCGAAGCACAACGCTACGAAGAGCTGAGCAAGCCGTTCTGGCGCTAAGTTAGCGTCGCTGGCTCTGACCTGTAGGGTCCACCGCCAGCAACCCGAATTGAAAAAACAAAACCCGTCGTGGGAAACCACGACGGGTTTTGTCGTTTAGGTTCACTAAATATGGCCACACAGTAGAGGTAGCGCCAGACAGGTACAGTTAAGTAAAAACCAGAACTGAACCAGTACAATTTAGGCGCATTGTGTCTGTCATGGAAATAGCCTCGGTATCACGATAGGGCCTCTATTCAGCACAAGGGACTGCGCCATGAATCACTTGGTAGATGCGCCTGCTTCCACGCTTCAATCAAACCCACGTTCACACTGGTTTCGCAGACTCTTGAGAGGGCTCTGCAACAGCCTTGAAAGGGCAAGAACCCGGCGAATACTCGGCCAACTCGATGATCGGCAACTCTCGGACATGGGCATCAGCCATGCCGATCGTGTCAGCGAACTGGACAAACCGTTCTGGCGCTAATGCTCCACTCGAACAGACAACACTGTGCTAATTGCCACGCGCAGGCCTAATATCAAACCAGAACGTGGCGAACGCC
Proteins encoded in this window:
- a CDS encoding DUF1127 domain-containing protein, giving the protein MERTISSDMFLENTAAKTQASMPLRVIANLMLWQRRISSRHQLARLDSRLLADAGISEAQRYEELSKPFWR
- a CDS encoding DUF1127 domain-containing protein gives rise to the protein MNHLVDAPASTLQSNPRSHWFRRLLRGLCNSLERARTRRILGQLDDRQLSDMGISHADRVSELDKPFWR